The Dokdonia donghaensis DSW-1 DNA window CTTTATCGAGAACGGCATCTATTTTAGCCTCCATTGCTGTTTTATCTTTCCAGCCGGTGGCCTTAAGCACAAATTTTAGGTTGTCTATTACCGTACGGTCATTTAGTAATTTAAAATCTTGAAAAACAACGCCCAGTTTACGACGTAAGAAAGGAATATTCTTTTCTTTGAGTCCGTTAAGGTCTACGCCTACTATGTTTCCTTTGCCCTCTGTGAGCGGTAGGTCACCGTAAAGCGTTTTCATAAAACTACTTTTTCCAGATCCTGTTTTACCTATGAGGTATACAAAGTCACCTGGCTCTATGGTAACATTTACTTCAGAGAGAATGAGGTTTTCTCGTTGGTAAATTGCGGCGTGTGATAATTGAAGTACGGGTTGTGACATAAGTTTTGGTCTGAGTTTCAAAGTAACGGAATTTAGATGAAAGTGTTTTATGACCTTTTAAAAATTTCTTTAAGTATCTCAGGTATATGATGCTCAGCGCTATTTGTATTAATTAAACAAGATTGTTAAAAACCCTTTTTACAACTTCACATAATTAACAAAGATTTAGGTCGTTATCTTACTGTAAGAAAGATAACTTTGAACAGGTTAGAAAAGGGCGTTTTTACGCTTTCGCGAAAGCGTAATTCTTCCCACATAACATCAATAAAACAACTCATAACTATGCATAAAATCAAGTATGTACTTGTTGCATTATTTTTATACACCAGTATTGCAGTAGGGCAACAATCTGCAATTTATACAAACGACCTCGCTCAGTTTAATAAGGCACTATCGTTATACAATAGCAAGCAGTACCTAGCATCTCAAACACTTTTTGAAGAAGTAAAAGCAAAGACTGATGATACAACGGTAAAAGGTGACTGTGCTTATTATATTGCAAATGCCGCTGTGAGACTCAACCAGCAAGGAGCAGATAACTTGATGCTTGCTTTTGTGACAGAGTACCCTACAAGTACAAAGCGCAATAGTGCTTTTCTAGACGTAGCGCAGTATTATTTTGAAAATGGCAAATTTGCTTACGCGCGTAAATGGTATGATCGTGTAGATGAAGCAACGCTCACAGAGGGAGAGAAGGAGACTTTTTACTTTAATAATGGGTATGCTTATTTTAAGAGTAAGCGTTTTGACGAAGCAAAAAAATACTTAAATCGCGTGCGCGATTCTCAAAAATACGGGGCGCAGGCTAAGTATTACATAGGGTTTATG harbors:
- a CDS encoding cell division ATP-binding protein FtsE, with the protein product MSQPVLQLSHAAIYQRENLILSEVNVTIEPGDFVYLIGKTGSGKSSFMKTLYGDLPLTEGKGNIVGVDLNGLKEKNIPFLRRKLGVVFQDFKLLNDRTVIDNLKFVLKATGWKDKTAMEAKIDAVLDKVGMKSKGFKYPYQLSGGEQQRIAIARALLNDPELILADEPTGNLDPQTSVEVMEVLQEINKNGNTILMATHDYALLLKYPSKTLKCDGNKVFEVVQKTV